The following are encoded in a window of Primulina eburnea isolate SZY01 chromosome 4, ASM2296580v1, whole genome shotgun sequence genomic DNA:
- the LOC140830357 gene encoding uncharacterized protein: MKAWMDYPRGSLEYQVGIRNFLRYAFANTTDEVTKPCPCRKCINSLNHDRETIYEHLMINGILQDYRIWNFHGEKLIVQSHDNMIDEIHASGEVYDTVNHESMGQETLHDVFGMSEGSPMTNENYTTASTSRTPMQSNVEEFYKLVEEGKQPLYTGCTDFSKLTFLVELFQLKVSGKWSDKSFTTLLEFLRRVLPPEAQVPNSFYEAKKLISNLGLHYEKIHACPNDCMIYWGNDANEQSCRICNLSRWKNIHKQPKKSRKVGKKNLQVKTPAKVFWYFPLKPRLQRLFMSSKTSENMQWHSKKRVSDGILRHPADSPAWKAFDERHVDFGADPRNVRLGLATDGFNPFKNQSTSHSTWPVVLMPYNLPPWESMKPHSIILSTLIPGPKAPGNDIDVYLRPLFAELKDLWENGINTYDASNKEMFQMRAALLWTISDFPGLGCLSGWNTYAKNACPTCADKTDAVYLNNGRKWSFRGHRRFLPADAKIRTMTSYGKPEQRELDLKPLSGSDVIQMTQNRNVVFGKSNISKPSVRAKTGSTEQMWRKRSIFFTLPYWEFNLIRHNLDPMHIEKMFVIISLEHF; the protein is encoded by the coding sequence ATGAAGGCATGGATGGATTATCCTCGTGGCAGTCTTGAGTATCAGGTGGGAATCCGAAATTTTTTACGTTATGCATTTGCTAACACGACTGATGAAGTCACGAAACCGTGTCCTTGTCGTAAATGCATCAACTCATTGAATCATGATCGTGAGACAATATATGAACATTTGATGATAAACGGCATTTTGCAAGATTATCGTATTTGGAATTTTCATGGTGAAAAGTTGATTGTGCAATCTCATGATAACATGATAGATGAGATTCATGCCTCAGGAGAAGTTTATGATACAGTTAACCATGAATCAATGGGACAAGAAACATTGCATGATGTATTTGGGATGTCTGAGGGATCACCCATGACGAATGAAAATTACACTACTGCATCAACAAGTCGTACACCGATGCAGTCTAATGTGGAAGAATTCTATAAATTGGTAGAAGAAGGGAAACAACCGTTATATACTGGATGCACTGATTTTTCTAAACTGACATTTCTTGTTGAGTTATTTCAGTTGAAAGTGAGTGGAAAATGGAGTGATAAGTCCTTTACAACATTATTGGAATTTCTTCGACGAGTACTACCACCTGAAGCACAAGTACCAAATTCATTTTATGAAGCGAAGAAATTAATTTCTAATTTGGGACTTCACTACGAAAAAATACATGCTTGTCCGAACGATTGCATGATTTATTGGGGCAATGATGCTAATGAACAATCTTGCAGAATATGTAACCTTTCAAGGTGGAAAAACATACACAAACAACCGAAGAAGTCACGCAAAGTCGGAAAGAAAAATCTGCAGGTGAAAACTCCAGCCAAGGTTTTTTGGTATTTTCCATTGAAACCAAGATTACAACGATTATTCATGTCATCTAAGACATCTGAAAATATGCAATGGCATTCTAAAAAACGGGTTTCAGATGGAATTTTAAGGCATCCGGCTGATTCACCAGCGTGGAAGGCATTTGATGAGCGACACGTTGATTTTGGTGCAGATCCTAGAAACGTTCGTTTGGGACTCGCCACCGATGGGTTTAATCCATTTAAAAATCAAAGTACGTCACACAGTACATGGCCTGTTGTTCTAATGCCTTACAATTTGCCACCTTGGGAATCCATGAAACCTCATTCAATTATATTATCCACCTTAATTCCAGGACCCAAAGCACCTGGAAATGATATTGATGTATATTTACGTCCTTTGTTTGCTGAATTGAAAGACTTATGGGAAAATGGGATTAACACTTATGATGCTTCCAACAAAGAAATGTTTCAGATGCGGGCTGCATTGCTTTGGACAATTAGTGATTTTCCAGGTTTGGGATGTTTATCTGGTTGGAACACATATGCCAAGAATGCTTGTCCAACATGTGCTGATAAGACAGATGCGGTATATTTGAATAATGGAAGAAAATGGTCGTTTAGAGGGCATCGCCGCTTCTTGCCGGCAGATGCAAAAATCCGAACTATGACGAGTTATGGCAAGCCAGAGCAACGTGAATTAGATTTGAAACCATTGTCAGGATCTGATGTTATACAAATGACCCAAAATCGGAATGTGGTATTTGGTAAGAGTAACATATCGAAACCATCTGTGCGAGCGAAAACAGGTTCCACTGAACAAATGTGGAGGAAACGAAGCATTTTTTTCACTTTGCCTTATTGGGAGTTTAATTTGATAAGACATAATTTAGATCCTATGCATATTGAGAAAATGTTTGTGATAATATCCTTGGAACACTTTTAG
- the LOC140830003 gene encoding uncharacterized protein, translating into MKQLWPQPQPDGTEYLPPACYCMSKAEKKLFCSVLKDIRVPDGMSSDISKCVDVGRCKIMGLKSHDCHVIMEQFLPIALCRVLSKKVTAPLIVLCEYFRAVCAKSLREDELKKAEEGVVLVLCQLERIFPPSFFTIMVHLVVHLAYEARVAGPVPYRWMYPIERYLGKLKNFVRNKARPEANIAEAYLADECIVFCSRYLECTDSFGNKDARHQETPDNEYPLLPLFPQIGRATKKREIVTLDSKTLSQAHRYILSNCTALQSYREELRDELKRKHRYGHRPTNFQLDSMVRMQFPEWFAKRVDRANERIDDLTLRALARGPNPVAFSYHGFNVNGFAFRTVESERNKKMQNSGVMVPSMHDNDDNESTYYGRLTDVISLDYSGHGRIVLFRCNWVDTTVGMKIDPLGFTMLNFSRLIHTGEREEHEPFILASQAQMIYYVRDPKEEDWHSVIRYTPRDTYNMGNEDDIDTMQFIPNNFSDVDFLLDDVNTIDIELTRNDVDGSIVDGMPIVNHETDEE; encoded by the exons ATGAAACAATTATGGCCACAACCACAACCAGATGGCACAGAATATTTACCCCCTGCATGTTATTGTATGAGCAAAGCCGAAAAAAAGTTGTTTTGTTCAGTGTTGAAAGATATTCGTGTCCCTGATGGTATGTCATCCGATATTTCAAAATGTGTTGATGTTGGACGTTGTAAGATTATGGGTCTAAAAAGCCATGACTGTCATGTCATAATGGAACAGTTTCTTCCAATAGCTCTTTGTCGTGTGTTATCAAAAAAGGTAACTGCACCATTAATTGTTTTGTGTGAGTATTTCAGAGCAGTGTGTGCAAAGTCTTTACGAGAAGATGAGTTAAAAAAGGCTGAAGAAGGGGTTGTATTGGTTTTATGTCAGTTAGAAAGAATTTTTCCACCATCATTTTTCACAATAATGGTGCATTTGGTGGTGCATTTGGCATATGAAGCAAGAGTAGCTGGGCCTGTACCTTATCGATGGATGTATCCAATAGAAAGATATCTTGGAAAACTAAAAAATTTTGTTAGAAACAAAGCACGACCCGAGGCCAATATTGCAGAGGCATACTTAGCAGATGAATGCATTGTGTTTTGTTCTCGTTATTTAGAGTGTACAGACTCGTTTGGCAATAAAGACGCAAGACACCAGGAGACCCCCGATAATGAGTATCCTTTACTACCATTGTTTCCACAAATAGGACGAGCTACAAAAAAGCGTGAAATAGTTACTTTGGACAGCAAAACTCTGAGCCAAGCTCACAGATATATCCTTTCTAATTGCACAGCTCTACAATCATATCGTGA AGAATTAAGAGACGAATTGAAGAGAAAGCATAGATATGGTCATCGTCCAACTAACTTTCAGTTGGATTCTATGGTTCGAATGCAATTTCCAGAATGGTTTGCTAAAAGA GTTGATCGGGCAAATGAACGAATTGATGACTTAACTCTAAGGGCACTTGCACGTGGTCCGAATCCTGTAGCATTTAGTTATCATGGGTTCAATGTGAATGGTTTTGCATTTCGCACTGTAGAATCcgaaagaaacaaaaaaatgcAGAATAGTGGAGTCATGGTGCCGTCGATGCATGATAATGACGATAATGAGTCAACCTATTATGGACGGTTAACTGATGTTATCTCACTTGATTACAGTGGTCATGGACGAATAGTTTTGTTCCGATGCAATTGGGTTGATACTACTGTTGGAATGAAAATTGATCCTTTAGGATTTACGATGCTGAATTTTTCGCGTTTGATACATACAGGAGAACGAGAAGAGCATGAACCTTTTATTTTGGCTTCTCAAGCtcaaatgatttattatgtTCGTGATCCAAAAGAAGAAGATTGGCATTCTGTTATTCGCTACACACCAAGAGACACATACAACATGGGCAATGAAGATGATATTGATACAATGCAATTCATTCCTAACAATTTTTCAGATGTCGATTTTTTGTTGGATGACGTAAACACTATAGACATTGAGTTAACAAGAAATGATGTAGATGGCTCAATCGTTGATGGCATGCCTATTGTGAACCATGAAACTGATGAAGAATAA
- the LOC140829499 gene encoding uncharacterized protein — protein MVTPSSMEVVPSVPAIISASIITSVMATPLIPSSNASGAPAINPFASEPGALHKSEVEARSSTFASLALATIGPVRHPTYHENQFPPSVHQLFFPLPSLHSRDLLLSRRLLPHSEPSQFKSWPRVPEGWVEWIDRLTPHFGQQWRHQGLWPLVVTSKMKINKQSVLFDCLLRFWSPSSNVFIFPFGPMSITLYDISLFLGLPVVGPDSPYFIDDPAAPTLAHTRYCYPSYRAVVKEWSSHTGVPSVVEHVMFLWVLICHYIFCPSSGKPSSEYLPLACSLSTGRVYNLAVMLLGSVYRSLNQCVRHDPISKLGGVSWFLQIWAFSYFPGVMDFLAGPPTMLRITSLMGSHLTLSASDLMDYLQRLKLDTLNLPARPSVSCLTRPFWVGAFPDFNGRSPDEIAALILTRYIHPRLLVVDCSSTRPPYNDKSSWSFEFYNPSLYAYQFWLSPAVPHTSLSFPVDLTHIVSEIASRRLSKATVQLLSTLSGRFLSPMVPLDRKMAESFAIWWKSRYLDLIPSVIRHPDARKRDVAPSEDSPVSVKLPKMDTQGSLKLKQEQVTVPPKSQSLKTKAAPKAAPTGNITRRLQTVGRRYHTRHSTKLVSGPSNTVDDPIILGEDDPPLVSERPSPKNSSPEVSDINEAFDTDFSPATSEQRVLQAGISGVKFDTNPDVSEERATDNPSILRDFPSTAGFSPNSPNSLPVAVTLSMDLTSRRARLKLIGEPEIQVDLSFSDDISSMPSNLERCTPSVEALAHAKMAIRNFLGLGLHQLGESQRLAMLSSVSILKTSSEFATSEFGILDDLPTIFSKSDAAFATSSDMISQRTSFQSKREKKEELDKHDKVVREQIAAVTASYDVEEAEVKRLEEEIHRRRARMVTLLDEAENLEAALLETRKNSHTIGHQLFGLKNDYHMWTSRLHEAEITQSECLAKWEQLRTLFP, from the exons ATGGTGACCCCATCTTCGATGGAAGTTGTCCCATCTGTCCCTGCTATTATTTCTGCTTCGATTATTACTTCGGTGATGGCCACTCCCTTGATTCCCTCTTCGAATGCATCTG GTGCACCAGCTATTAATCCATTTGCATCCGAGCCAGGAGCTTTACACAAATCTGAAGTTGAAGCTAG GAGCTCGACCTTTGCTTCTCTGGCTCTTGCTACTATTGGCCCTGTGCGGCATCCTACCTATCATGAGAATCAATTCCCTCCATCAGTCCATCAGTTGTTCTTTCCCCTGCCTTCACTACACTCGAGGGATTTGTTGCTCTCCAGACGTTTATTGCCCCACAGTGAGCCTTCCCAGTTCAAATCTTGGCCACGGGTTCCTGAGGGTTGGGTTGAGTGGATAGATCGTTTGACCCCTCATTTTGGGCAGCAGTGGCGCCATCAGGGCTTGTGGCCACTGGTTGTGACTTCCAAGATGAAAATAAACAAGCAATCCGTTTTATTTGATTGTCTTCTCCGGTTTTGGTCCCCTTCCAGCAATGTTTTCATCTTCCCCTTTGGCCCAATGTCTATAACTTTGTATGACATCTCTTTGTTCCTCGGGTTGCCTGTGGTTGGGCCTGACTCCCCCTATTTCATTGATGATCCCGCTGCCCCGACTTTAGCTCATACCCGTTACTGCTATCCCTCCTATCGGGCAGTGGTCAAGGAATGGTCCTCGCATACAGGTGTTCCTTCTGTGGTTGAACACGTCATGTTTCTATGGGTCTTGATTTGCCATTACATTTTCTGCCCTTCGTCCGGCAAGCCATCATCCGAATACCTGCCCCTTGCATGCTCCCTCAGCACCGGTAGAGTGTATAATTTGGCGGTGATGCTTCTAGGGTCCGTATACCGCAGTTTGAATCAGTGTGTTCGGCACGATCCTATTTCCAAGCTGGGGGGAGTATCATGGTTTCTGCAAATATGGGCCTTCTCTTATTTTCCTGGCGTGATGGACTTTCTTGCTGGCCCTCCTACCATGTTGCGCATTACTTCACTGATGGGGAGCCACCTTACTCTTTCCGCCTCTGATCTGATGGATTACTTGCAGCGGCTGAAGCTTGATACACTCAATCTTCCAGCACGACCGAGCGTTTCTTGCCTTACCCGGCCTTTCTGGGTTGGTGCTTTTCCGGACTTTAATGGTCGTTCTCCCGATGAGATTGCTGCTCTAATCTTGACTCGATATATCCATCCCAGATTATTGGTAGTTGATTGTTCTTCCACACGCCCGCCATATAATGACAAGTCGAGTTGGTCGTTCGAATTTTACAATCCTTCTTTATATGCGTACCAATTCTGGCTCTCACCGGCAGTTCCTCACACCTCGCTATCTTTCCCGGTGGATTTGACTCATATTGTCTCAGAGATCGCCTCTAGGAGACTTTCCAAGGCAACCGTACAGCTCCTATCCACTTTATCCGGGAGGTTTCTCAGCCCGATGGTGCCACTTGACCGAAAGATGGCCGAGTCATTTGCTATTTGGTGGAAGTCACGCTATCTAGACCTCATTCCATCAGTAATTCGACACCCTG ATGCTCGCAAGCGAGATGTGGCTCCGAGTGAAGACAGTCCTGTGTCTGTCAAGCTCCCAAAAATGGATACTCAAGGGAGTTTGAAACTCAAACAGGAGCAGGTCACAGTGCCTCCGAAATCTCAATCCTTGAAGACTAAAGCCGCTCCTAAAGCTGCTCCGACAGGAAATATCACTCGTAGGCTCCAGACGGTGGGTCGGCGATATCATACTCGCCATTCAACTAAACTGGTTTCTGGCCCTAGCAACACCGTTGATGACCCCATCATCCTTGGTGAAGATGATCCACCTCTTGTCTCTGAGCGACCGAGCCCCAAGAATTCTAGCCCCGAGGTTTCAGACATTAATGAAGCTTTTGACACTGACTTCAGTCCAGCCACATCTGAACAGAGAGTCCTTCAAGCTGGAATATCTGGTGTTAAATTTGATACCAATCCTGATGTTTCTGAGGAAAGAGCCACTGATAACCCTTCTATCTTGAGGGACTTCCCCTCTACTGCTGGATTCAGTCCAAATTCTCCCAATTCATTGCCCGTTGCGGTCACCCTTTCTATG GATTTGACATCTCGGAGGGCTCGACTCAAGCTTATAGGGGAACCCGAGATCCAGGTTGATTTGAGCTTCTCGGACGATATCTCATCAATGCCTTCCAATCTTGAAAGGTGTACACCGTCTGTGGAAGCGCTCGCTCATGCAAAGATGGCCATTCGAAATTTCCTTGGCCTTGGCTTGCATCAACTTGGGGAGTCCCAACGACTAGCTATGCTGTCATCTGTCTCTATTCTCAAGACTTCCTCGGAATTCGCCACTTCAGAGTTTGGTATACTTGACGATCTTCCTACTATATTCTCTAAGTCAGACGCTGCCTTTGCTACTAGTTCGGATATGATATCCCAACGCACGTCATTCCAGAGTAAGCGCGAAAAGAAGGAAGAGTTGGACAAGCATGATAAGGTGGTCCGTGAGCAAATCGCCGCAGTGACAGCTAGTTATGATGTGGAAGAAGCTGAAGTCAAGCGATTGGAAGAGGAGATTCACAGGCGCAGAGCTAGGATGGTCACTTTGTTGGACGAGGCAGAAAATTTGGAAGCAGCTCTGTTAGAAACAAGGAAAAACTCGCATACCATCGGCCATCAACTTTTCGGCCTCAAGAATGATTATCACATGTGGACCAGTAGACTTCACGAGGCCGAGATTACCCAGTCCGAGTGTCTGGCCAAGTGGGAGCAGCTCCGCACTTTATTTCCATGA